Proteins from one Homalodisca vitripennis isolate AUS2020 chromosome 3, UT_GWSS_2.1, whole genome shotgun sequence genomic window:
- the LOC124356987 gene encoding THAP domain-containing protein 6-like, which yields MVSCVAYGCSNNSNKNKGSNITYHSFPKNEDLKRKWMNALKRKDWAPSKWSRVCSAHFKEADFDLTSLCCVRIREGAVPTIFSYISGVKEDLLHRSAKEIQIY from the exons ATGGTGTCTTGTGTAGCCTATGGTTGCAGCAACAACAGCAATAAGAACAAGGGAAGCAATATTACTTATCATAG TTTCCCAAAGAATGAAGATTTGAAGAGGAAGTGGATGAACGCTCTCAAGCGGAAGGACTGGGCACCAAGCAAGTGGAGTAGGGTATGCTCTGCACATTTTAAGGAGGCTGACTTCGACCTTACATCTCTCTGTTGTGTCAGGATACGAGAAGGTGCTGTCCCGACTATTTTCTCTTACATATCGGGAGTAAAGGAAGACCTCCTCCACAGAAGCGCGAAG GAAATccagatttattaa
- the LOC124356988 gene encoding THAP domain-containing protein 6-like — MPTSCVAYGCVNRGKIEGITYHGFPQDEGTKQKWISAIKRKDWEPKKHSRVCSSHFREEDIDRTSLCRVRIREGAVPVTFKAFPEKSQ; from the exons ATGCCTACTTCGTGCGTTGCCTACGGCTGTGTGAACAGAGGAAAAATTGAAGGAATTACCTACCACGG TTTTCCGCAAGATgaaggtacaaaacaaaaatggatAAGTGCTATCAAACGAAAAGACTGGGAACCAAAAAAACACAGCAGAGTATGCTCGTCACATTTTCGGGAAGAAGACATCGATCGGACATCATTGTGCCGTGTACGAATTCGAGAAGGAGCTGTTCCTGTCACCTTTAAAGCTTTCCCAGAGAAGTCACAG TGA